Proteins encoded by one window of Armatimonadota bacterium:
- a CDS encoding succinylglutamate desuccinylase/aspartoacylase family protein, translating to MFQFGETTVAPGQVARTSFRLLTCPDGDAVDAPVVIMHGARPGPVLWIQACIHGNEVGGTLALHRLLALLPPSRLRGTIVAVPILNVPAFRARSRESPVDHANLNRVFPGSAAGRFSDQMAHRIWGLVRETATAALDLHSAGDLGRVPFYAIYHADGSAASRTARRMAEAVGTPYLWASRADWLAGAMFTRLTQEGIPAVIVEVGGGDVTDDDLRHFEQALRGVLAALEMVDEPVLRQQRYTILGASQMMQVRRGGILIPGARPGEIVPRDAVVAELVDAYGDVVETVRAPFDRGFVASMRRRGLAVHPGERVSIMLEVAGEETGGGA from the coding sequence ACGGTGGCCCCCGGACAGGTGGCGCGGACGAGCTTCCGGCTGCTGACCTGCCCGGACGGCGACGCCGTCGATGCGCCCGTCGTCATCATGCACGGGGCGCGTCCGGGGCCGGTGCTGTGGATCCAGGCCTGCATCCACGGCAACGAGGTGGGTGGCACGCTGGCCCTCCACCGGCTGCTGGCCCTGCTGCCGCCGTCGCGCCTCCGGGGGACCATCGTCGCCGTCCCCATCCTCAACGTGCCGGCCTTTCGCGCCCGCAGCCGCGAGAGCCCCGTAGACCACGCCAACCTCAACCGGGTGTTCCCCGGCAGCGCCGCCGGCCGCTTCAGCGACCAGATGGCCCACCGGATCTGGGGGCTGGTGCGTGAGACGGCGACCGCGGCACTCGACCTCCACAGCGCCGGCGATCTGGGCCGGGTGCCGTTCTACGCCATCTACCACGCGGACGGCTCGGCGGCCAGCCGCACCGCCCGCCGCATGGCCGAGGCGGTGGGCACGCCGTATCTGTGGGCCTCGCGGGCGGACTGGCTCGCCGGGGCGATGTTCACCCGCCTGACGCAGGAGGGGATTCCGGCGGTGATTGTGGAGGTGGGCGGCGGCGACGTCACCGACGACGACCTCCGTCACTTCGAGCAGGCCCTCCGCGGGGTCCTGGCCGCGCTGGAGATGGTGGACGAGCCGGTCCTCCGCCAGCAGCGCTACACGATCCTCGGCGCCTCGCAGATGATGCAGGTGCGGCGGGGCGGGATCCTCATCCCCGGGGCCCGGCCCGGGGAGATCGTCCCCCGGGACGCGGTGGTCGCCGAACTCGTCGACGCCTACGGCGACGTCGTGGAAACGGTGCGCGCCCCCTTCGACCGGGGGTTCGTGGCCTCGATGCGGCGCCGCGGCCTCGCCGTCCATCCGGGCGAGCGCGTCAGCATCATGCTGGAGGTCGCAGGCGAGGAGACCGGCGGTGGGGCCTGA